A window of Paremcibacter congregatus contains these coding sequences:
- a CDS encoding TonB-dependent receptor domain-containing protein, giving the protein MVIRWVAVFSLGVLFMTPFADGSPSKEKEFHITDKKLSMALMSFALQAKCQIYFPKDLVGNVRMSRSLNGVFDVREALDMILADTGLGYKFTNDRTIIVIKNPNALETRKIRGEISPVSGSDHPMPPEQKITGETQTLAVLADADLSPQLEEILVTSAKRSQNLQQVPQSIQAITEMRLEKLEADDFRGYSRVIPSLSFLDRGPGQQKIVIRGITAGTSVTAGDEPGNRATVGIYIDEVPVAYNGFNPDLKLFDVDRVEVIRGPQGTLYGAGSMSGTIRILTKKPEINTLAAKLAGKFSATEQGDTNSHLNGMLNVPLLKDKMAVRLTAYDRNLGGYIDNIFLQKANVNTEKTKGGRIALRFQPREDLIWSAAILHQNTHLGGSASANINQGTGILQQIREVPEPYQDKFTIYSTSVNYEYDDVEVFSTLSLFDRRIIDTNDITHFLPMNGFVPVPFYIQNTSGIKNYSFETRLLSHKGEKFEGIIGYFHSDQKLEYQQFVPAYGFDAANGNLSEAYGRKDILFESQLTFDERQQAVFMEGSYDLTGKLTVTAGLRYFEYKQDYSIWSTGFLAGGYSDYETVVAKNGLNPKFHLMYQWGPDNLIYTQAVRGFRLGGANDFIPADLCGGDLSEIGLSEAPQEYESDHIWNYEIGTKNSLFNNRMRINAAVFYIDWSDIQSTRRLRSGFGFTENAGGAVSRGIEMESHFIPFDNLEITVGGSYTDAEFSQDVDNVDAKKGDDVPGVPKFSYSLSLDYSFALTSALEGGIFASYQHVGAIYRQVQKHPLEKSSAYDMGMVRFSVTSDHWEVSFFVENIWDERARLFVERGFENNTPIVNRPRTWGLSLSKTF; this is encoded by the coding sequence ATGGTCATCAGATGGGTTGCCGTGTTTTCTCTCGGCGTGCTCTTCATGACACCCTTTGCTGACGGGTCCCCGTCGAAAGAAAAAGAATTCCATATAACGGATAAAAAATTATCGATGGCGCTGATGTCCTTTGCCCTGCAGGCAAAATGTCAGATCTATTTTCCCAAGGATCTTGTCGGAAATGTGCGGATGTCCCGCAGCCTGAATGGCGTCTTCGATGTCAGGGAAGCGCTCGATATGATTCTGGCTGATACAGGGCTAGGATATAAATTCACCAATGATCGCACCATTATTGTTATCAAAAATCCCAACGCACTGGAGACCCGGAAAATAAGGGGCGAAATATCGCCGGTCTCTGGCTCTGACCACCCAATGCCCCCGGAGCAGAAGATAACGGGTGAAACGCAGACGCTTGCCGTATTGGCTGATGCGGATTTGTCGCCGCAACTGGAGGAAATTCTGGTCACGTCCGCAAAGCGCTCGCAAAATCTGCAACAGGTCCCCCAAAGTATTCAGGCGATCACCGAGATGCGGCTGGAAAAGTTGGAGGCGGATGATTTTCGCGGCTACTCCCGGGTAATCCCTAGTCTGTCGTTTCTTGACCGGGGACCGGGACAGCAAAAGATTGTGATCCGTGGCATCACGGCCGGCACTTCCGTGACGGCGGGAGATGAACCGGGTAACCGCGCGACTGTTGGTATTTATATTGACGAGGTTCCGGTGGCTTATAACGGTTTTAATCCGGATCTGAAGCTGTTCGATGTCGATCGGGTCGAGGTGATACGGGGACCCCAAGGCACACTTTATGGCGCAGGGTCCATGTCAGGGACGATCCGGATACTGACTAAAAAGCCTGAAATCAATACGTTGGCGGCAAAACTGGCCGGAAAATTTTCAGCAACGGAGCAGGGCGACACAAACAGCCACCTGAATGGCATGCTCAATGTACCATTGCTGAAAGATAAGATGGCGGTGCGTCTTACAGCTTATGATCGAAATCTTGGCGGGTATATTGACAATATTTTCTTGCAGAAAGCGAATGTTAATACGGAAAAGACAAAGGGCGGTCGCATAGCCTTACGGTTTCAACCCCGGGAGGACCTGATCTGGTCGGCGGCCATATTGCATCAAAATACGCATTTGGGGGGCAGCGCTTCGGCCAATATCAATCAGGGAACCGGTATTTTGCAACAGATCCGTGAGGTTCCCGAGCCCTATCAGGATAAATTTACCATTTACAGCACTTCGGTGAATTACGAATATGATGATGTGGAAGTTTTCAGTACATTATCGCTGTTTGACCGGCGTATTATTGACACTAACGACATCACGCATTTCCTGCCGATGAATGGATTTGTTCCGGTACCTTTCTATATTCAGAATACCTCGGGTATTAAGAACTATTCCTTTGAAACGAGGCTTCTGTCGCATAAGGGAGAGAAATTTGAAGGGATCATCGGATATTTTCATTCCGATCAGAAGCTGGAATATCAGCAATTTGTGCCGGCTTACGGCTTTGATGCGGCCAATGGCAATCTGAGCGAGGCCTACGGGCGCAAGGATATCTTGTTTGAATCACAGCTGACTTTTGACGAAAGGCAGCAGGCTGTTTTTATGGAAGGCAGTTATGATCTGACCGGGAAGTTAACGGTTACGGCCGGTCTGCGTTATTTCGAGTATAAGCAGGATTATTCCATCTGGTCGACGGGGTTTCTTGCCGGGGGCTATTCTGACTATGAAACCGTGGTCGCCAAGAATGGCCTTAACCCCAAGTTTCATCTGATGTATCAATGGGGCCCTGATAACCTGATTTACACTCAGGCTGTGCGGGGGTTTCGTCTTGGGGGAGCAAATGATTTTATTCCGGCTGACCTTTGCGGCGGTGACCTGAGTGAAATTGGGCTGAGTGAGGCGCCACAGGAATATGAATCAGATCACATCTGGAATTATGAGATCGGAACCAAGAACAGCCTGTTCAACAACCGGATGAGAATAAATGCGGCGGTCTTCTATATTGACTGGTCGGATATTCAGAGCACCCGCCGTTTGCGGAGCGGTTTTGGCTTTACGGAAAATGCCGGGGGGGCTGTCAGTCGGGGGATCGAAATGGAAAGTCATTTTATTCCGTTTGATAATCTCGAAATTACCGTGGGCGGTTCTTATACCGATGCGGAGTTTTCTCAGGATGTTGACAATGTTGATGCCAAAAAGGGTGATGATGTTCCGGGCGTACCTAAGTTTTCTTATTCTCTTTCATTGGATTATTCTTTTGCCCTGACATCGGCCCTGGAGGGTGGAATATTTGCCTCCTATCAGCATGTGGGCGCTATTTACCGCCAGGTGCAGAAACACCCGCTGGAAAAATCATCGGCATATGACATGGGTATGGTGCGTTTTTCCGTTACGTCTGACCATTGGGAGGTGTCATTCTTTGTGGAGAATATCTGGGATGAGCGGGCCCGCTTGTTTGTGGAACGGGGGTTTGAGAATAATACGCCAATCGTCAATCGGCCACGGACCTGGGGCTTGTCATTATCAAAGACTTTCTAG
- a CDS encoding FecR domain-containing protein, protein MYNTSEFEQAKKRAFEWHVLLESNEATSQNREEFQAWLARNPHHRDIYDDILGLSHDFDILSGVYKAVPETLPDELSHLIEARGKPLENKTSAFYRKAVTLAAALLLSFILVKGGALLVETPDNYYTTDYNNSRSIRLSDGSEVLLNTDTELVVNFSDARRHVRLNRGEAYFNVAKDPDRPFVVTTQKGDVRAVGTAFNINQRTAVVEITVLEGIVQVNPFEMDSERAVAPRSELVIGQHMRLDSSSNPVEVMDEEHLLKTTGWKRGNLFFDGMKLSEIVAELNHYTSSKIIIVDAAVGNIEGGGIFNTKQVDTYLEALEAALPIKVVQVTPLLTLIFEKTI, encoded by the coding sequence ATGTATAATACGAGCGAGTTTGAGCAGGCTAAAAAAAGGGCCTTTGAGTGGCACGTTTTGCTGGAATCAAATGAGGCGACCAGTCAGAACCGGGAAGAGTTTCAGGCATGGTTGGCGCGCAATCCCCACCACCGGGATATCTATGACGATATTCTGGGTTTATCCCACGATTTTGATATACTCAGCGGGGTATACAAGGCGGTGCCTGAAACTCTGCCTGACGAGTTAAGTCACCTGATCGAGGCGCGGGGCAAACCCTTGGAAAATAAGACGAGTGCCTTTTATAGAAAAGCAGTGACGCTGGCCGCGGCTTTGTTGCTGTCTTTTATTCTAGTGAAAGGGGGGGCTCTTTTGGTGGAAACGCCGGATAATTATTATACTACCGATTATAACAACAGCCGTTCAATCAGATTGTCTGATGGTTCAGAGGTCCTGTTGAATACGGATACGGAGCTGGTGGTTAATTTCTCTGATGCCCGTCGCCATGTCAGACTGAACAGGGGGGAGGCTTATTTTAATGTCGCCAAGGACCCAGACAGGCCCTTTGTCGTGACAACCCAGAAAGGTGATGTGCGGGCCGTGGGCACTGCCTTTAACATCAATCAGAGAACGGCCGTTGTTGAAATTACGGTTCTGGAGGGAATTGTCCAGGTTAATCCTTTTGAGATGGATAGCGAACGGGCGGTGGCCCCTCGGAGTGAACTGGTGATCGGACAGCATATGCGTCTTGATTCCAGTTCCAACCCTGTCGAGGTCATGGACGAAGAACATCTCCTTAAAACAACAGGATGGAAGCGTGGGAATCTCTTTTTTGACGGTATGAAATTAAGCGAGATTGTTGCCGAACTCAATCATTACACCTCCTCCAAGATTATCATCGTGGATGCTGCGGTAGGTAATATTGAAGGCGGGGGAATATTTAATACCAAACAGGTCGACACTTATCTTGAGGCACTGGAGGCGGCGCTGCCAATCAAGGTTGTGCAGGTTACCCCCTTGCTTACCTTGATCTTCGAAAAGACGATATAA
- a CDS encoding RNA polymerase sigma factor: MLKKSREYVEVLYREYGPSVRRFLYRKIQSREDAEDILHETFVRLQNIKEIEAIEYPRAFIFTIANNLATDNIRRKTIRGVKNASYAEEQIEQKNSTGLNPEESYLRKQYLQMLSEVIIDLPPKCRQAFILRKFHNLSYKEIALEMSISVKTVEKHLAKALCTCKTNLMIKNDNVIKFDVAIEYTVSQQCVRADKNV, translated from the coding sequence ATGTTAAAAAAGAGCAGGGAGTATGTGGAGGTTCTTTACCGGGAGTATGGCCCCTCGGTAAGGCGTTTTCTATACCGGAAAATACAGTCCAGAGAGGATGCAGAGGATATTTTGCATGAAACTTTCGTGCGGTTGCAAAATATTAAGGAGATCGAGGCGATTGAATATCCGCGGGCCTTTATTTTCACGATCGCCAATAATCTGGCGACAGACAATATCCGCCGCAAAACCATAAGGGGTGTTAAAAATGCCAGTTATGCAGAAGAACAAATCGAACAAAAAAACAGTACAGGACTAAATCCTGAGGAAAGTTACTTACGGAAACAATATTTACAGATGCTGTCGGAAGTCATCATAGATTTGCCGCCCAAATGCCGCCAGGCCTTTATCTTAAGGAAGTTCCACAATTTGTCCTATAAGGAGATTGCCTTGGAAATGTCCATTTCAGTGAAAACGGTGGAAAAACATCTGGCCAAGGCATTGTGTACTTGCAAGACAAACCTGATGATCAAAAATGACAATGTCATCAAATTCGATGTGGCCATTGAATATACCGTTTCCCAACAGTGCGTGAGAGCAGATAAAAATGTATAA
- a CDS encoding TonB-dependent receptor domain-containing protein — protein MNFTQKLGLRSLLMLSCSALTIAAPQATFAQQTAEEAEAVEFEEVVVTGSRIRRDVFTSAAPIRVLDVDESRKIGVTSIADMLQRTTMATGQQIGASINTGAGASNASEAPPDGGVGSANIGLRGLGAARTLVMLNGKRLGASGARGAPSQPDLNMIPFNMVERVEVITEGASSVYGADAVAGVVNLILKDDFEGFEVTGEISGTQHGGGFNKQFSFITGASTDNSKIVLSGEFQERSRISVGQRRDCLEEIFRKENGEIISTCSNGFFDNAALDLTGDNLSPTGDHWIWYTPGQSDIPDGSGGFVDNWSSALNLPVPSDPLVDITSANQRNRYRFDPTYHDQLERLNADLVQPITRFSLVSMGSYSPDWFGGNEELYYEAYFLNRHQTSTAATEQIFPTVVGQIRQEDANGNIIVDGAGNPVLVNNPFNPFGHNITPVITIDDHDQVRSVELNHFRFVGGFRGDFTGGLSDKNWSYDLSVSYDRGVGYQSQKVLNETNLILTTETLRLDSDGNLICGVPVLNDIGFISPQECVPVNFLAPSVFTSTDTSSGTLSSDAERKFLFGTRTNRTVVEQALVSAFVTGDLMELPAGTIGVAFGLEYRRDSINSTVDYLGANGIIAAESPLAEGATIGSRDVKDVYGEIVIPLLSDHAMADSLVVEGALRYTDETNFGSKLTTRARVSYSPVDWVTISGSYGTSFRAANLRESFIADQFGGIGGGSDPCAVPSDASSGGVYLPDQENRPQVVLDNCILQGADPFSLGLSGATTIPVVVGGNAQDLEPETSRSWVGKIQISPPVSDDVALDLSVGFFDIKIKDTIRSVSGATILNRCFNDAPGLASPFCSRVSRDAGRPDILNFVSNIDASFLNLGEVRSQGFDVNARVRASFDDVFGETMDVTWSTNVTFQTKLEEKIFIDDEADELLGDFGNPKTSLSSTLSFNVDKIQVNLQGRYFTGTEASLAAKQQNNDNCDTPGQPSTTYAGQPLLTDVCTAGAAYYQDMSVTYSAESFTVSAGINNVFDKNPPLVNLGAGSNRANRVTSSGYDQFGRSFFLNVTTRF, from the coding sequence ATGAACTTTACACAAAAATTGGGACTCCGTTCCCTCCTGATGCTGAGTTGTTCTGCCTTAACGATTGCAGCCCCTCAGGCCACATTTGCACAACAAACTGCAGAAGAAGCTGAAGCGGTAGAATTTGAAGAGGTGGTGGTGACCGGCTCGCGTATTCGCCGCGATGTCTTCACCAGTGCCGCCCCAATCCGGGTGCTTGATGTCGATGAGTCCCGTAAAATCGGGGTCACCTCGATTGCGGATATGCTGCAACGGACCACCATGGCCACCGGTCAACAGATCGGCGCCTCTATCAACACCGGCGCGGGCGCCTCCAACGCCTCGGAAGCACCGCCAGACGGCGGGGTCGGTTCTGCCAACATCGGCCTGCGCGGACTGGGGGCTGCCAGAACTTTGGTGATGTTGAACGGCAAACGGCTCGGCGCATCCGGTGCCCGCGGCGCGCCCTCACAGCCTGATCTGAACATGATCCCCTTCAACATGGTCGAACGTGTGGAAGTGATCACCGAGGGGGCTTCCTCCGTCTATGGGGCCGATGCCGTCGCCGGGGTGGTCAACCTTATCCTGAAAGACGATTTTGAAGGCTTCGAAGTGACCGGCGAAATCAGTGGCACCCAACATGGTGGTGGCTTTAACAAACAATTCTCCTTCATCACCGGGGCGAGCACGGATAATTCAAAAATCGTCCTGTCCGGGGAGTTCCAGGAACGCAGCCGCATCAGCGTCGGCCAACGTCGTGACTGCCTGGAAGAAATCTTCCGTAAAGAAAACGGGGAAATCATCAGCACCTGCTCCAACGGTTTCTTCGATAACGCCGCGCTTGACCTGACAGGTGACAATTTAAGCCCAACCGGCGATCACTGGATCTGGTACACGCCCGGCCAGTCGGATATTCCCGACGGCAGTGGCGGCTTCGTCGACAATTGGAGTTCCGCGCTCAATCTACCGGTTCCATCGGACCCGCTGGTGGACATCACCTCCGCCAATCAACGCAACCGCTATCGTTTTGACCCCACTTATCATGACCAGTTGGAACGGCTGAACGCGGATCTGGTGCAACCGATTACCCGCTTCTCCCTCGTCTCCATGGGGTCTTACAGCCCGGATTGGTTCGGCGGCAATGAAGAACTTTATTATGAGGCCTACTTCCTGAATCGTCATCAAACCTCCACCGCGGCCACGGAACAGATTTTTCCAACCGTCGTCGGGCAAATCCGTCAGGAAGACGCCAATGGCAATATCATCGTCGATGGCGCCGGAAATCCGGTGTTGGTCAATAACCCCTTCAATCCGTTCGGCCACAACATCACCCCTGTGATCACCATCGACGATCACGACCAGGTGCGCAGCGTGGAACTGAACCACTTCCGTTTTGTCGGCGGTTTCCGGGGGGACTTCACCGGCGGTCTCAGCGACAAAAACTGGTCCTATGATTTATCGGTTTCCTATGACCGTGGTGTCGGCTATCAATCTCAGAAAGTGTTGAACGAGACCAATCTGATCCTGACCACCGAAACCCTGCGGCTTGACAGTGATGGAAACCTGATCTGTGGCGTGCCGGTTTTGAATGATATCGGCTTTATCTCACCGCAGGAATGTGTACCGGTAAACTTCCTGGCGCCATCCGTCTTTACCAGCACAGATACCTCGAGCGGTACGCTCTCCAGCGACGCGGAACGCAAGTTCCTCTTTGGCACCCGGACGAACAGGACTGTCGTTGAACAGGCGCTGGTTTCCGCTTTTGTCACCGGGGATCTGATGGAACTGCCCGCCGGCACCATTGGCGTCGCCTTTGGTCTTGAATATCGCAGGGATTCCATTAACTCCACCGTCGATTACCTCGGCGCCAATGGCATCATCGCCGCGGAAAGCCCGCTGGCGGAAGGCGCCACCATCGGGTCACGTGACGTGAAGGATGTCTACGGCGAAATCGTGATCCCGCTTCTGTCGGATCATGCCATGGCCGACTCTCTCGTGGTCGAAGGGGCGTTGCGCTATACTGATGAAACCAACTTCGGCAGCAAGCTGACCACCCGGGCCCGGGTGAGCTACAGCCCGGTTGACTGGGTGACCATCAGTGGTTCCTATGGCACATCCTTCCGGGCGGCCAACCTTCGGGAGTCTTTCATTGCTGATCAGTTTGGTGGCATTGGTGGCGGCTCTGACCCTTGTGCGGTTCCATCCGACGCCAGCTCCGGCGGGGTTTATCTGCCCGACCAAGAGAACCGGCCGCAGGTCGTTCTCGACAATTGTATCCTGCAAGGCGCAGATCCCTTCTCTCTTGGCCTTTCCGGTGCAACAACCATTCCGGTGGTTGTCGGTGGCAACGCTCAGGACCTGGAGCCAGAAACATCCCGTTCCTGGGTCGGTAAGATTCAGATCTCGCCGCCGGTGAGTGATGATGTCGCCCTCGATCTCTCTGTCGGCTTCTTCGACATCAAGATCAAGGACACCATTCGGTCCGTCAGTGGCGCAACCATTCTCAACCGGTGCTTCAATGATGCGCCGGGATTGGCAAGTCCGTTCTGTTCCCGCGTTTCCCGCGATGCCGGACGGCCAGATATTCTGAACTTTGTCAGCAATATCGATGCATCCTTCCTCAATCTCGGTGAAGTCCGCTCTCAGGGGTTTGACGTCAATGCGCGCGTCAGAGCCAGCTTTGATGATGTCTTTGGCGAAACCATGGATGTGACCTGGTCCACCAACGTTACCTTCCAGACCAAGCTTGAAGAAAAAATCTTCATTGACGACGAGGCGGACGAGTTGCTCGGCGATTTCGGTAATCCGAAGACCAGCTTGTCCTCGACCCTGTCCTTTAATGTGGACAAGATACAGGTCAACCTGCAAGGGCGTTATTTCACCGGGACGGAAGCTTCTCTCGCGGCGAAACAGCAAAATAACGACAATTGCGACACGCCGGGTCAACCCAGCACCACCTACGCCGGTCAGCCTCTGTTGACCGATGTCTGTACCGCCGGGGCGGCCTATTATCAGGACATGTCTGTGACCTATAGCGCCGAGAGCTTCACGGTGTCTGCCGGGATCAACAATGTCTTTGATAAAAATCCGCCATTGGTCAATCTCGGCGCCGGTTCCAACCGGGCCAACCGCGTGACCTCTTCCGGCTATGATCAGTTCGGTCGCTCCTTCTTCCTGAATGTGACCACCCGTTTCTGA
- a CDS encoding M28 family peptidase — translation MKKILLCISLFYTLCLPQAQAADTDAARLVAKMKGQTPIFTDLKQLADEIGGRPTGSSANAKAVLWAEQKFKDIGVNVTVEPFDMPRFWLENQSSATVTGPDVRFTPRVVAMPFSTGTDNAGLKAPLLNGGTGAEADIARLGTAAKGAWVLIQTPVLDDAAGLNGLFREYMDAIDIEQRLEEARVAGLIYMSSRRHNLLYRHLSSKGAANKLPILVMEREEAQRAQRLLQGGKALSFSARINVEDGPTFTAYNVIGEIKGASHPEEIVLIGAHLDSFDLGTGALDNGSNVSMVIDIARQITALGLKPRRTIRFALWNGEEQGLYGSFGYTKRHAAELDHHVMATSYDMGTGKISGFFLNGRDEFLPALNNVLEPVADLGPFTHINHPVVGTDNFDFMMQGVANLVAAQDSANYASNYHAQSDTFDKVNQAQLKLNSAIAAAVTFGLADREDISWERYTAEKVKYLVDSTDLPRQMKAFGIWQDWLDNKRGIKHD, via the coding sequence ATGAAGAAAATTCTGCTTTGCATTTCCCTGTTTTACACGCTTTGTCTCCCGCAGGCTCAGGCCGCCGATACAGACGCGGCCCGGCTGGTGGCCAAGATGAAGGGACAGACCCCCATATTTACCGACCTGAAACAGCTCGCCGACGAAATCGGGGGTCGACCGACCGGGTCCTCCGCCAACGCCAAGGCGGTGCTGTGGGCCGAACAGAAATTCAAGGACATCGGTGTGAACGTCACCGTCGAGCCCTTCGATATGCCGCGCTTCTGGCTGGAAAATCAATCTTCCGCCACCGTCACGGGCCCTGATGTGCGCTTTACCCCCCGCGTGGTCGCCATGCCCTTTTCCACCGGCACTGACAATGCCGGTCTGAAAGCGCCACTGCTGAATGGTGGAACCGGCGCGGAAGCGGATATCGCCCGACTTGGCACCGCGGCCAAAGGTGCCTGGGTTCTCATTCAGACGCCGGTTCTTGATGACGCCGCCGGATTAAACGGCCTGTTCCGGGAATATATGGACGCCATTGACATTGAACAACGCCTGGAAGAGGCCAGGGTCGCCGGTCTCATCTATATGTCGTCCCGCCGCCATAATCTTCTGTACCGCCATTTGTCGAGCAAGGGCGCCGCCAACAAATTACCCATCCTGGTGATGGAGCGGGAAGAAGCCCAACGGGCCCAGCGTTTGCTGCAAGGCGGCAAGGCGCTGTCCTTTTCCGCCCGGATTAATGTCGAGGACGGCCCGACCTTCACGGCCTATAATGTCATCGGTGAAATCAAGGGCGCCAGCCATCCAGAGGAAATCGTTCTCATAGGCGCCCATCTCGACAGCTTCGATCTCGGCACTGGCGCATTGGATAACGGCAGCAATGTCAGCATGGTCATTGACATCGCCCGACAGATCACCGCACTTGGACTGAAACCGCGCCGCACAATCCGCTTCGCCCTGTGGAACGGGGAAGAACAAGGGCTTTACGGATCGTTCGGCTATACCAAACGTCATGCTGCCGAGTTGGATCATCACGTAATGGCCACCTCCTATGACATGGGCACCGGTAAAATCAGCGGATTTTTCCTCAACGGGCGAGATGAATTTCTTCCGGCGCTGAACAACGTACTGGAACCCGTCGCCGACCTCGGCCCCTTCACCCACATCAACCACCCGGTGGTGGGCACCGATAATTTCGATTTCATGATGCAAGGTGTCGCTAATCTTGTCGCCGCACAAGACAGCGCCAATTACGCCTCCAACTATCATGCCCAGTCAGATACCTTTGACAAGGTTAACCAGGCCCAACTGAAGCTCAATTCAGCCATCGCGGCGGCGGTGACCTTTGGTCTGGCGGACCGGGAAGATATTTCCTGGGAACGTTACACGGCTGAAAAAGTCAAGTACCTGGTGGACAGCACCGACCTGCCGCGACAGATGAAAGCGTTCGGCATCTGGCAAGACTGGCTCGATAACAAACGCGGCATTAAACATGACTAG